The following nucleotide sequence is from Sphingomonas swuensis.
CATGCAACCCGCTTCCGGGCCCACCCTCCTCGGCGTCGATGTCATCTGGGTCGCCACCCTGCTGACCGCGGTCGCGACCATGGCGGTGCTCATCGCCATCTACGCCGCGACCACCGTCCGCGATCCGATGGCGCGCCGCGTCAAGGCGCTCAACGAGCGGCGCGAGCAGCTCAAGGCCGGCATCGTCGCCTCGACCAACAAGCGCAAGAAGATCTCGAACAAGAGCGAGGCGGCCGACAAGGTGCGCGGGCTGCTGTCGAGCTTCCGCATGGTCCAGGACAGCCAGCTCCAGGACATCCAGAAGAAGCTTCTGCAGGCCGGCATCCGGACCAAGGATCTCGCCTTCTTCATCATCTTCGGCCGGCTGATCATGCCGGTCGTCCTCGGCACCATCGCCATCTTGGCCGTCTATGTCTTCGACGCCTTCCCGGAGTGGGGCGCGATCAAGAAATATGCGCTGGTCGCGATGACGCTGATCCTCAGCTACAAGGCGCCCGACCTGTGGCTCAAGAACCGGATCACCAAGCGCAGCAACGCGATCCGCAAGGGCCTTCCCGACGCGCTCGACCTCCTGGTCATCTGCGCCGAGGCCGGCCTGACGGTCGATGCCGCCTTCGGCCGCGTCGCCAAGGAACTCGGCAAGGCCTATCCGGAGCTCGGTGACGAGTTCGGCCTGACCGCGATCGAGCTCGGCTTCCTCAATGAGCGTCGCCAGGCGTTCGAGAACCTCGCCAACCGGGTCGACCTCGAGGCGGTCCGCGGGGTGGTCACCACCATGATTCAGACCGAGAAGTACGGCACGCCGCTCGCCTCGGCGCTGCGCGTCCTATCGGCCGAATTCCGCAACGAGCGGATGATGCGTGCCGAGGAGAAGGCGGCGCGGCTTCCGGCGATCATGACGGTCCCGCTGATCCTGTTCATCCTTCCGGTGCTGTTCGTGGTCATTCTCGGGCCGGCGGCCTGCTCGATCAGCGACAGCATGATCGGCGGCGGCGGAAGCTGAGGCTTCGCTCAGGCGAGACGCAAAGGAGGGCGGCCATGGGGAACCATCGGCCGCCCTTTCTCGTATTGGTCGTTACGGATACGCGACAAGGACGGAAACAGGGTCATGACCATTTTCACCACCGACCAGTGGGTTATCATCGGGCTGGTCTTCGTGCTCGGCCTGCTGATCGGCATGTGGCTGACCAGCGGCGGGCGCCGCAAGTGGAAGAACCGCTACAATGACGAGGTGACCACCCGCAAGGCGCTGGAGGATAAGCACAAGGAACGTGAAGCGCACTGGACCGCGCAGGAGAAGGACTGGCGCGACCAGGACGCCCGCCGCGAGGCCGCGCTCCGCGACCGTCCGGCGATGCGCTCGGAGCCCTATGTCGAGGACCGGCTTCGTGATCGCCACCCCGACGACATCGGCGGCGAGCGCCGCGATCTCGACCGCGACGGCGTTCCCGACAACTACGATCGCCGCCCGCTCGACGGCGACCGGCGGTAAGTGACTAACCCCCTTCCGCCTTGCGGGAGGGGGTTTTTCTCAGCCTTCGATCTTCGAAAAGTCCGCCACGCCGTGCACCGCATTTTTGAAGCGGGCGAGGAGGTTGAGGCGGCGGCGGCGGACCTCGCTATCGGGATCGTTGACCGTGACATCCTCGAAGAAGGCGTCGATCGGTCCGCGCAGGCTGGCGAGCGCCGCCATCGCCGCGGCGAAGTCCTCGTCCTCAACCGCCCGGGTCGCACGCGGCTCGGCTTCGTGGAGCACCATCACCAGCGCGCGCTCTGCCGCAGGGGCGTCGGCCGGCAAGTCGGAGCCCTGCGCCTGGCTCGCGATCGAAGCGGCGAGCTCGGGTGCCTGATCGACCTCGACCAGCGGATCCTCCTCGCCGGTCTGCGGGATCGCCTGCTCGCCGGGTGAGGCGAGCACGCGCGGCAGGTCCCAATTCTCCTTCTTGAGGATGTTCGCCGCGCGCTTGTAGCCGGCGAGGAGGTTGGCCCCGTCGGGCCCCTCGACGAAGGACTGGAGCGCGGTGACCCGGGCGAGCAGGCGGACAAGGTCGTCCTCGCCGCCGAGCGCGAAGACCGCGTCGATCAGGTCGTGGCGAGCACCCGCCTCGCGCTGCTGGACCTTGAGCCGATCGGCGAAGAAGTCGAGCAACTCCCCTGACGCGATTGGCAGCCGGAGGGCATTCGCCGCGACGATCTGGATGACTCCGAGCGCCGCCCGGCGCAGCGCGAACGGATCCTTGCTGCCCGTCGGTGGCATGCCCGCGCCGAAGAATTGGCGCAGCGTGTCGAGCTTCTCCGCAAGCGCGACGGCGACAGTGACCGGCGCGGTCGGCACC
It contains:
- a CDS encoding type II secretion system F family protein codes for the protein MQPASGPTLLGVDVIWVATLLTAVATMAVLIAIYAATTVRDPMARRVKALNERREQLKAGIVASTNKRKKISNKSEAADKVRGLLSSFRMVQDSQLQDIQKKLLQAGIRTKDLAFFIIFGRLIMPVVLGTIAILAVYVFDAFPEWGAIKKYALVAMTLILSYKAPDLWLKNRITKRSNAIRKGLPDALDLLVICAEAGLTVDAAFGRVAKELGKAYPELGDEFGLTAIELGFLNERRQAFENLANRVDLEAVRGVVTTMIQTEKYGTPLASALRVLSAEFRNERMMRAEEKAARLPAIMTVPLILFILPVLFVVILGPAACSISDSMIGGGGS